From a region of the Chlorocebus sabaeus isolate Y175 chromosome 23, mChlSab1.0.hap1, whole genome shotgun sequence genome:
- the KCNMB1 gene encoding calcium-activated potassium channel subunit beta-1 encodes MVKKLVMAQKRGETRALCLGVAMVVCAVITYYVLVTTLLPLYQKSVWTQESKCHLIETNIRDQEELKGKKVPQYPCLWVNVSAAGSWAVLYHTEDTRDQNQQCSYIPGSLDNYQTARADVEKVRANFQEQQVFYCFSAPPGNETSVLFRRLYGPQTLLFSLFWPTFLLTGGLLIIAMVKSNQYLSILAAQK; translated from the exons ATGGTGAAGAAGCTGGTGATGGCCCAGAAACGGGGAGAGACACGAGCCCTTTGCCTGGGTGtagccatggtggtgtgtgccgtCATCACCTACTATGTCCTGGTCACGACTCTGCTGCCCCTCTACCAGAAAAG CGTGTGGACCCAGGAATCCAAGTGCCACCTGATTGAGACCAACATCAGGGACCAGGAGGAGCTGAAGGGCAAGAAGGTGCCCCAGTACCCGTGCCTGTGGGTCAACGTGTCAGCTGCGGGCAGCTGGGCTGTGCTGTACCACACAGAGGACACCCGGGACCAGAACCAGCAG TGTTCCTACATCCCAGGCAGCCTGGACAACTACCAGACGGCCCGGGCCGACGTGGAAAAGGTCAGAGCCAACTTCCAAGAGCAGCAGGTCTTCTACTGCTTCTCCGCACCTCCAGGGAACGAAACCAGCGTGCTGTTCCGGCGCCTCTACGGGCCCCAgaccctcctcttctccctcttctggCCCACCTTCCTGCTGACCGGTGGCCTCCTCATTATCGCCATGGTGAAGAGCAACCAGTACCTGTCCATCCTGGCGGCCCAGAAGTAG